A genomic region of Chlorobaculum parvum NCIB 8327 contains the following coding sequences:
- a CDS encoding c-type cytochrome, with protein sequence MKPLTTLLLGSALIAASPEAAHSSESPSKGQELYLQHCSSCHTMTPPPATAPPIIGLAHFYHKAFDDREAGVRHIMDFIANPEPGKSKLRAPAISRFGLMPSVELTETELRTVAEWMWNQYDPAFTPPDCPE encoded by the coding sequence ATGAAACCATTGACAACACTGCTTCTTGGAAGCGCACTGATTGCTGCCTCGCCTGAAGCTGCGCACTCATCAGAGTCCCCATCGAAGGGCCAGGAGCTCTACCTGCAACACTGCAGCAGTTGCCACACCATGACGCCCCCGCCGGCAACAGCCCCGCCGATCATTGGGCTCGCGCACTTCTACCATAAAGCATTCGATGACCGCGAGGCTGGCGTCCGCCATATCATGGATTTCATAGCCAACCCCGAACCCGGCAAATCGAAGCTCCGCGCCCCGGCCATTTCCCGGTTCGGGCTGATGCCGTCCGTCGAACTCACCGAAACAGAACTCAGGACGGTGGCGGAATGGATGTGGAACCAGTATGACCCGGCTTTCACTCCGCCGGACTGCCCTGAATGA